Part of the Microbulbifer salipaludis genome is shown below.
CCTGCGCACTTCGGCCCCCGAGGCAGCGATGCGCGCGCTAGCGGATGGTACCGTGATGTCACCATGATGGTCGTGTCGTATGTTACCGACCGGGACAAACTGGCCAGCTACCTGCCCGAACCATTCACGGTTGATGAAGAGCCTTTGATTACTGTGGTCTACGCCAGTAACAAACAAGTCGACTGGCTCGCAGGACACGGCTACAACCTCATCGGCGTGCATGCCGATGCCCGTTTTGCCGGCGAGCGTGAGCAGCTGCGCGGTACCTATACGCTGGCCATGTGGGAAAACCTGACCGACCCAATATTGACGGGACGCGAGTTGCAGGGTATCCCGAAAATTTACGCCGATATTCCAGAGCACACAGTCACCGATGGACTCTGGCGCGCCGAAGCCAGACATTTCGACAACCCGATTGTCGACATGCAAATTGACAGCCTCCGTCCACCCACGGCTGAGGAAATTGCGGCATCGACTGCAGCACAACAGGGGCGCGACAACCCCATGGCCTGGCGCTACATGCCCGCGATCGGCGGCTTTGGCTCCAGCATCAGTGAAGCCACCACTTTTCCGTCCGAAACCCACTATCACGAAGTTCACGTGGGTAATGGAAAGCTGGCATGGCAACAGCTCACCTGGGACCAGAACCCCACCCAGTTTCATATCGTCAATGCGATACAGGCCCTGCCCGTGATCGAATATCGCCCGGCACTGGTTGCGCGCTGTAGTGTCAACTTGCTGGTGCCGGACCGATTGCCCCGCGCCATCCGCTAGACCACGCCGCGACGTCACAGGTAAGAAGTAGTGAACCAGAAAAGCATAAAAAAAATCTGCTATATCGGCGCGGGCACCATGGGTAGCTACAATGCCTTGATTGCCGCCCTGGCCGGCTACGAGGTAACGCTGTACGACCGCGACTCCCGTGCAATCGCTGACGTCCCAGTGCGCCAGAAAGAAATTGCCGCAATGCTGGTCGCCAGTGGCAAAGTAACTCGGTCTGCCATCGATCACTGCTGGGAGCGGGTGGCTACCTCCGATGATCTAGCGGCGGCCCTCAGTGGTGTGGACCTGATCAGTGAGTCAGTTACAGAGACCCTTGAGGTAAAGCGCGCGGTCCTGCAGCAAGTCGAGGCGCACATGTGCCCGGGCACCCTGCTCACCACAAATACCTCAGCATTGTTGCCGTCCGAGATCGATACAGGACTAAAGAGCGGCGAAACCTTTGCTGCGCTGCATTCCTATCTGGGCGCGCCGTTGATCGATATTGTCCCGGGCCCTAGAGCCCAGCGCCACGTTGCACAGGTGCTAGAAAATTATGTGCGCAGCCTCGGATGCGTGCCCATGGTGCTGCACAAGGAATACCCCGGCTACCTACTCAACTCTCTGTTGGGACCACTACTCACCACAGCCGTGCTACTGGTGACCCGTTCTCGAGCGAGTATCGAACAGGTCGATCGGGCGTGGATGCGTAATATGGGCGCCCCCATGGGCCCCTTCGGAATGATGGATTTCTTTGGCCTGAACGTGGTGCTGGATAGCTGGAACCGCCCTGCTCAAACCCTCGAGCGCGCGCAATTCAAAGCAGAGATCACTGCATATTTGCAGTCGTTTGTTGAGTCCGGCTACATCGGCATGAAATCTGGCCGTGGCTTTTATACATACCCCGCCCCGAGCTATGTCTCAGAACATTTTATCCGGCAAGAGCGTAGTAAAGAGGAAATATTTACCGCGCTGATGGCTAATGTCGTGCAGGCCGGTCTACTAATTGTCGCTGATGGCGCTGCTACCGCCACAGAAGTTGACCTTGCGTGGCGGGTTGGCACGGGTTTGGAAACCGCGCCACTTGAGTTGGTCAACACCAGTGGGAGCTTTGCCTTGCGAGACACGGTACTCTCGGCCCACAGTGATCTGTCGCTGCTCAATGACGCGCAACGGCAACAAGCGCACGCCGCTCTGGCTGCCGCTGTACCGGCCTGATGGAGGTAATGATGAATCAGGAACTCTGCGGAAAAATCGCGCTAGTCACCGGTGCCTCGCGTGGCGTGGGAGCGGAAGCGGCGCGTCAGCTCGCCCGATCGGGTGCTACCGTCATACTCGCGGCCCGCAGCCGAGCACAGGGTGAGGCGGTCGCGCAGGCCATCAGCGAAGAAGGTGGCGAGGCACGCTTTGTGAGCCTTGATGTGACGTCACCGGAAAGTTGGCGCACCCTGCTTGAACACATTGAGGCCCACTTCGGGGCACTACATATTCTGATCAATAATGCCGGGGTACATATTGCCCGCGCGCTGGAAAATTGCTCGGAGACCGATTTCTATCAACAGGTAGAAACCAACCTCAAGGGAGTTTTCCTTGGCTGCCAGGCCACCCTTCCGCTGTTGCGACACAGTGCCAGTCAGTGCGGCGATGCCGCGATCGTCAACGTATCTTCTATCGCCGGATTGGTCGGGGTCGCTAATCAAACCCTCTACAACATGACCAAGGGCGGCCTTCAGCTCTTCAGTAAATCACTGGCTCTGGAACTTGCCCCCAGCGGGGTGCGGGTGAACTGTGTCAATCCGGGCATGATCGAAAACGACATGGGCGATGCCCTGGTCAAACAGTTGGTCAGCGAACAGATGTTTGCCGATGTCGATAGCGCCAGTCGCTATCTGCACCGACAAATCCCACTGCGACGTTTTGCCCGCAGCGCAGAAGTCGCGCGAGCCATTGTGCATCTGGCCAGCCCATCCTCCTGCTATATG
Proteins encoded:
- a CDS encoding SDR family NAD(P)-dependent oxidoreductase translates to MNQELCGKIALVTGASRGVGAEAARQLARSGATVILAARSRAQGEAVAQAISEEGGEARFVSLDVTSPESWRTLLEHIEAHFGALHILINNAGVHIARALENCSETDFYQQVETNLKGVFLGCQATLPLLRHSASQCGDAAIVNVSSIAGLVGVANQTLYNMTKGGLQLFSKSLALELAPSGVRVNCVNPGMIENDMGDALVKQLVSEQMFADVDSASRYLHRQIPLRRFARSAEVARAIVHLASPSSCYMTGTEMVLDGGLTAG
- a CDS encoding acetoacetate decarboxylase family protein — encoded protein: MRDLPASQPFAMPAHFGPRGSDARASGWYRDVTMMVVSYVTDRDKLASYLPEPFTVDEEPLITVVYASNKQVDWLAGHGYNLIGVHADARFAGEREQLRGTYTLAMWENLTDPILTGRELQGIPKIYADIPEHTVTDGLWRAEARHFDNPIVDMQIDSLRPPTAEEIAASTAAQQGRDNPMAWRYMPAIGGFGSSISEATTFPSETHYHEVHVGNGKLAWQQLTWDQNPTQFHIVNAIQALPVIEYRPALVARCSVNLLVPDRLPRAIR
- a CDS encoding 3-hydroxyacyl-CoA dehydrogenase NAD-binding domain-containing protein; its protein translation is MNQKSIKKICYIGAGTMGSYNALIAALAGYEVTLYDRDSRAIADVPVRQKEIAAMLVASGKVTRSAIDHCWERVATSDDLAAALSGVDLISESVTETLEVKRAVLQQVEAHMCPGTLLTTNTSALLPSEIDTGLKSGETFAALHSYLGAPLIDIVPGPRAQRHVAQVLENYVRSLGCVPMVLHKEYPGYLLNSLLGPLLTTAVLLVTRSRASIEQVDRAWMRNMGAPMGPFGMMDFFGLNVVLDSWNRPAQTLERAQFKAEITAYLQSFVESGYIGMKSGRGFYTYPAPSYVSEHFIRQERSKEEIFTALMANVVQAGLLIVADGAATATEVDLAWRVGTGLETAPLELVNTSGSFALRDTVLSAHSDLSLLNDAQRQQAHAALAAAVPA